From one Nonomuraea polychroma genomic stretch:
- a CDS encoding DUF3866 family protein: MIRWRKGEVVRIRREWPGAVELDVAVPEGECRALAYPPLVGRPEPGDEVLLNTTALAMGLGTGGYAMVVAVPNRLPQDPVGPGHLVKARYTPLQATVLGADEQDSPHHDVLREADALDDMPVVVADLHSALAPILCGLYEAAPGTRVAYVMQDGGALPVWFSMAAARLREIGWLAGVVTVGQAFGGDVEAVTVHTGLLAARHVLEADVAIVTQGPGNLGTGTKWGFSGVSAGEAVNAAGVLRGRPVAALRVSEGDRRERHYGVSHHSLTAYGRVALCPADVPVPELPGDFGERVRDQAELLAVRHRLVPVPVDGLHEALRGSPVKLSTMGRGLEEDLAYFVASAAAGRLTASLLA, encoded by the coding sequence GTGATCAGATGGCGCAAGGGCGAGGTCGTACGGATCCGACGCGAGTGGCCGGGAGCGGTGGAGCTGGACGTCGCCGTCCCCGAGGGGGAGTGCCGGGCGCTCGCGTACCCGCCGTTGGTGGGCCGCCCGGAACCCGGCGACGAGGTGCTGCTCAACACGACCGCGCTCGCGATGGGTCTCGGTACGGGAGGTTACGCCATGGTGGTGGCCGTCCCGAACCGTTTGCCGCAAGATCCCGTCGGGCCGGGGCACCTGGTGAAGGCCCGCTACACCCCGCTGCAGGCCACGGTGCTGGGCGCGGACGAGCAGGACTCCCCGCATCACGACGTGTTGCGGGAGGCCGACGCCCTGGATGACATGCCGGTGGTGGTGGCCGACCTGCACTCGGCGCTGGCGCCGATCCTGTGCGGCCTGTACGAGGCCGCGCCCGGCACGCGGGTGGCGTACGTGATGCAGGACGGCGGCGCGCTGCCGGTGTGGTTCTCGATGGCGGCGGCGCGGCTGCGCGAGATCGGCTGGCTGGCGGGCGTGGTGACGGTCGGGCAGGCGTTCGGCGGCGACGTGGAGGCGGTCACCGTGCACACGGGGCTGCTGGCGGCCAGGCACGTGCTGGAGGCCGACGTCGCGATCGTCACCCAGGGCCCCGGCAACCTCGGCACGGGCACCAAGTGGGGCTTCTCGGGCGTATCGGCGGGCGAGGCGGTCAACGCGGCCGGGGTGCTGCGGGGGCGGCCGGTGGCGGCGCTGCGGGTCAGCGAGGGCGACCGGCGCGAGCGCCACTACGGCGTCTCCCACCACTCGCTGACCGCCTACGGCCGGGTGGCGCTGTGCCCGGCGGACGTGCCGGTGCCGGAGCTGCCCGGCGACTTCGGCGAGCGGGTCAGGGACCAGGCCGAGCTGCTGGCCGTGCGGCACCGGCTGGTGCCGGTGCCGGTGGACGGGCTGCACGAGGCGCTGCGCGGCTCGCCGGTCAAGCTGTCGACGATGGGCCGGGGCCTGGAGGAGGACCTGGCCTACTTCGTGGCCTCGGCGGCGGCGGGCAGGCTGACGGCCTCGCTGCTGGCGTAG
- a CDS encoding DUF3291 domain-containing protein, with protein MHLAELNLAHLRAPIDSAELAEFVALLEPINAIADEAPGFVWRLKESETDPTATVVHDYGDYLLINFSVWESLDSLWNYVYRSPHLGVLRRRREWFLRMAEPYMVMWWIPEGHIPSLAEGMARLERLKAEGPSPEAFTFKDSYASSEAVSLPAAAEATK; from the coding sequence ATGCATCTCGCTGAGCTGAACCTCGCCCACCTGCGCGCCCCCATCGACTCCGCCGAGCTCGCCGAGTTCGTCGCCCTGCTCGAACCCATCAACGCCATCGCCGACGAAGCCCCCGGATTCGTGTGGCGGCTGAAGGAGAGCGAGACCGACCCCACCGCCACCGTCGTGCACGACTACGGCGACTACCTGCTGATCAACTTCTCGGTGTGGGAGTCGCTCGACTCGTTGTGGAACTACGTCTACCGCAGCCCCCACTTGGGCGTGCTGCGCCGCCGCAGGGAGTGGTTCCTGCGCATGGCGGAGCCCTACATGGTGATGTGGTGGATCCCCGAGGGGCACATCCCCTCGCTGGCCGAGGGCATGGCGCGGCTCGAACGCCTCAAGGCGGAGGGCCCCAGCCCCGAGGCGTTCACGTTCAAGGACTCCTACGCCAGCAGCGAGGCCGTCAGCCTGCCCGCCGCCGCCGAGGCCACGAAGTAG
- a CDS encoding helix-turn-helix transcriptional regulator, which translates to MGDRREPTIRHSTDDLEALALLHDPVRRSLYEAVTAGGGDVGRGEAAEAAGVSRTLAGHHLDKLVEAGLLESGFRQQEKKGPGSGRPAKVYRRARGERSVSLPPRDYATLASALADVVDLLGAEEQAEEAARRAGERMAGRHAGQPVEQVLGERGYEPYEEAGVVRLRNCPFHALAEEQPLLVCSMNLALCQGLLQGLGDDPARARLDPRPGECCVSLSKTNED; encoded by the coding sequence GTGGGTGACCGGAGGGAGCCGACCATCAGACACAGCACCGACGACCTCGAGGCGCTGGCCCTGCTGCACGACCCCGTACGCCGCAGCCTCTACGAGGCTGTCACCGCCGGCGGCGGCGACGTGGGCAGGGGAGAGGCGGCCGAGGCGGCGGGCGTGTCCAGGACGCTGGCCGGGCACCACCTGGACAAGCTCGTCGAGGCGGGCCTGCTGGAGAGCGGGTTCCGGCAGCAGGAGAAGAAGGGCCCCGGCAGCGGCCGTCCCGCCAAGGTCTACCGCAGGGCCAGGGGCGAGCGGTCGGTGAGCCTGCCGCCGCGCGACTACGCCACCCTCGCCTCCGCCCTGGCCGACGTCGTGGACCTGCTCGGCGCCGAGGAGCAGGCCGAGGAGGCGGCGCGGCGCGCGGGCGAGCGCATGGCCGGGCGGCACGCCGGGCAGCCGGTGGAGCAGGTGCTGGGGGAGCGCGGCTACGAGCCCTACGAGGAGGCCGGGGTGGTGCGGCTGCGCAACTGCCCGTTCCACGCCCTGGCCGAGGAGCAGCCGCTGCTGGTGTGCTCCATGAACCTGGCCCTGTGCCAGGGGCTGCTCCAGGGGCTCGGTGACGACCCGGCCAGGGCGAGGCTGGATCCGCGGCCGGGAGAGTGCTGCGTCTCCCTTTCTAAAACAAATGAAGATTGA
- a CDS encoding FKBP-type peptidyl-prolyl cis-trans isomerase encodes MLRRAVAPLLMACLMAAGCTGEPAGSPELKVGGAFGARPTIAFPDGRPAAGLQVDELATGKGARLRQDDVAIVQYTAHVWDGGKNRLVDSSFNRGAPAAFPVGRLLPGLDRALQGRTVGSRVIAAIPPDQGFGPNPPTGVQPADELFYVVDILGAHPKGASIDGRGGSLAGVRVTGGARPRLTVPATAPPARFAAKVLDRGAGRRTRAGQLVVVQYAGAVWSRRRVFDTTWTTGQPKAFRIGDGTVIKAWDQALVGVPAGSRVLMIVPPAYGYGAPGHPAYGIKGSDTLVFVVDVLAAY; translated from the coding sequence ATGCTCCGCCGTGCCGTCGCACCGCTCCTGATGGCGTGCCTGATGGCGGCGGGCTGCACGGGTGAGCCGGCGGGGAGCCCGGAGCTGAAGGTGGGCGGCGCGTTCGGCGCCCGGCCCACGATCGCCTTCCCCGACGGCCGGCCGGCGGCCGGGCTGCAGGTGGACGAGCTGGCCACCGGCAAGGGCGCGCGGCTGCGGCAGGATGACGTGGCGATCGTCCAGTACACCGCGCACGTGTGGGACGGCGGCAAGAACCGCCTGGTCGACTCCAGCTTCAACCGCGGCGCCCCCGCGGCGTTCCCTGTGGGGCGGCTGCTGCCGGGCCTGGACCGGGCGTTGCAGGGCCGCACCGTCGGCAGCCGGGTGATCGCGGCCATCCCGCCCGACCAGGGCTTCGGCCCCAACCCGCCGACCGGCGTCCAGCCGGCCGACGAGCTGTTCTATGTCGTCGACATCCTCGGCGCCCACCCCAAGGGCGCCTCGATCGACGGCCGCGGCGGCTCGCTGGCGGGCGTGCGCGTCACCGGCGGCGCCCGCCCGAGGCTGACGGTTCCTGCGACCGCGCCGCCCGCCCGGTTCGCCGCCAAGGTGCTCGACCGCGGCGCCGGGCGCAGGACGCGGGCCGGGCAGCTCGTGGTCGTCCAGTACGCGGGCGCCGTCTGGAGCCGCCGCCGGGTCTTCGACACGACCTGGACGACGGGGCAGCCGAAGGCGTTCAGGATCGGCGACGGCACCGTGATCAAGGCCTGGGACCAGGCGCTGGTCGGTGTCCCGGCCGGCAGCCGCGTCCTGATGATCGTCCCGCCCGCGTACGGGTACGGCGCCCCGGGCCACCCCGCGTACGGGATCAAGGGCTCCGACACCCTCGTCTTCGTGGTCGACGTTCTGGCCGCGTACTGA
- a CDS encoding FKBP-type peptidyl-prolyl cis-trans isomerase: MRRVLASLAVMPLILFAAACGSEESPATSASASAGAKVTVGGNVGAKPTVTFPSGSPATTSSYEVIQPGTGAAVKTGDKVIVNLTVYNWDGKGNAVQGSSYDTKAPETIPVNQQLPKVLQEGFTKVKHGGRLLAVLANDAVAQPQQTAPAEPTKVFVFDVVGTQPPALKAATGKETGQSLKGVKVDNPGGEKAPTLTTKTSDKPSDKLVVKTIIEGTGAKVQPNQTLTVHYTGKIWGTDKQFDSSWERGEPAEFPLSGVIQGWQQGLAGVPVGSRVVLSIPPNLGYGDQAQQNIPAKSTLVFVVDVLAAY, encoded by the coding sequence ATGCGCCGCGTTCTGGCCTCTTTGGCCGTCATGCCGTTGATCTTGTTCGCCGCCGCGTGCGGCTCCGAAGAGAGCCCCGCGACCAGCGCCTCCGCCTCCGCAGGGGCGAAGGTCACTGTCGGCGGGAACGTGGGCGCCAAGCCCACGGTGACCTTCCCCTCGGGGTCGCCCGCGACCACGTCGTCGTACGAGGTGATCCAGCCGGGCACCGGCGCCGCCGTCAAGACCGGCGACAAGGTGATCGTCAACCTGACCGTCTACAACTGGGACGGCAAGGGCAACGCCGTCCAGGGCTCCTCGTACGACACGAAGGCGCCCGAGACGATCCCGGTCAACCAGCAGCTGCCGAAGGTGCTGCAGGAGGGCTTCACCAAGGTCAAGCACGGCGGCCGGCTGCTGGCCGTGCTGGCGAACGACGCGGTCGCCCAGCCGCAGCAGACCGCGCCGGCCGAGCCGACCAAGGTGTTCGTGTTCGACGTGGTCGGCACGCAGCCGCCTGCGCTGAAGGCCGCCACCGGCAAGGAGACCGGCCAGAGCCTCAAGGGCGTCAAGGTCGACAACCCGGGCGGTGAGAAGGCGCCCACGCTGACCACGAAGACCAGCGACAAGCCGTCCGACAAGCTCGTCGTCAAGACGATCATCGAGGGCACCGGCGCCAAGGTGCAGCCCAACCAGACGCTGACCGTGCACTACACGGGCAAGATCTGGGGCACCGACAAGCAGTTCGACTCCAGCTGGGAGCGGGGCGAGCCGGCCGAGTTCCCGCTCAGCGGGGTGATCCAGGGATGGCAGCAGGGGCTGGCCGGAGTGCCGGTCGGCAGCCGGGTCGTGTTGAGCATCCCGCCGAACCTGGGCTACGGCGACCAGGCGCAGCAGAACATCCCCGCGAAGAGCACGCTGGTGTTCGTCGTGGACGTTCTCGCCGCCTACTGA
- the pafA gene encoding Pup--protein ligase — protein MDRRIFGLENEYGVTCTFRGQRRLSPDEVARYLFRRVVSWGRSSNVFLRNGARLYLDVGSHPEYATPECDNVIELVTHDKAGERILEGLLVDAEKRLREEGIAGDIYLFKNNTDSAGNSYGCHENYLVGRHGEFGRLADVLIPFLVTRQIVCGAGKVLQTPRGAVYCVSQRAEHIWEGVSSATTRSRPIINTRDEPHADAERFRRLHVIVGDSNMSETTMLLKVGATDLVLRMIESGTVMRDLSLENPIRAIREVSHDMTGRRRVRLANGREASSLEIQQEYLSKAKDFVDRRGGDAIAHRVLELWERTLRAVDTGDLDLVSREIDWVTKYQLIERYRKKYDLPLSSPRVAQLDLAYHDVHRKRGLFYLLQKRGSVERVASDLKIFEAKSVPPQTTRARLRGEFIRKAQEKRRDFTVDWVHLKLNDQAQRTVLCKDPFRSVDERVDKLIAGM, from the coding sequence ATGGATCGTCGCATCTTCGGGCTGGAGAACGAGTACGGCGTGACCTGCACGTTCCGGGGACAGCGCAGGCTGTCGCCCGACGAGGTCGCGCGCTACTTGTTCCGGCGGGTCGTGTCCTGGGGCCGATCGAGCAACGTCTTCCTCCGCAACGGCGCACGTCTGTATCTGGACGTGGGCAGCCATCCTGAGTACGCAACACCCGAGTGTGACAACGTCATCGAGCTCGTCACCCACGACAAGGCGGGCGAGCGCATCCTCGAGGGCCTCCTCGTCGACGCCGAGAAACGGCTGCGCGAGGAGGGCATCGCGGGTGACATCTACCTGTTCAAGAACAACACGGACTCGGCCGGCAACTCCTACGGCTGCCACGAGAACTACCTGGTCGGCAGGCACGGGGAGTTCGGGCGGCTGGCGGACGTGCTGATCCCGTTCCTGGTGACGCGGCAGATCGTGTGCGGCGCCGGCAAGGTGCTGCAGACGCCCCGCGGCGCCGTCTATTGCGTGTCGCAGCGGGCCGAGCACATCTGGGAGGGCGTGTCCAGCGCCACCACCCGGTCCCGGCCCATCATCAACACCCGTGACGAGCCGCACGCCGACGCCGAGCGGTTCCGCCGCCTGCACGTCATCGTGGGCGACTCGAACATGAGCGAGACCACCATGCTGCTCAAGGTCGGCGCCACCGACCTGGTGCTGCGCATGATCGAGTCCGGCACGGTGATGCGCGACCTGTCGCTGGAGAACCCGATCAGGGCCATCCGCGAGGTCTCCCACGACATGACCGGCCGGCGCCGGGTGCGGCTGGCCAACGGGCGTGAGGCGTCGAGCCTGGAGATCCAGCAGGAATATCTGTCGAAGGCGAAGGACTTCGTCGACCGGCGCGGCGGCGACGCCATCGCGCACCGGGTGCTGGAGCTGTGGGAGCGTACGCTGCGCGCGGTCGACACCGGCGACCTCGACCTGGTCTCGCGGGAGATCGACTGGGTGACGAAATACCAGCTGATCGAGCGTTACCGCAAGAAGTACGACCTGCCGCTGTCGTCGCCGCGGGTGGCGCAGCTGGACCTCGCCTACCACGACGTGCACCGCAAGCGCGGCCTGTTCTACCTGCTGCAGAAGCGCGGCTCGGTGGAGCGGGTGGCGTCTGACCTGAAGATCTTCGAGGCCAAGTCGGTGCCGCCGCAGACGACCAGGGCGCGGCTGCGGGGCGAGTTCATCCGCAAGGCGCAGGAGAAGCGCCGCGACTTCACCGTCGACTGGGTGCATCTCAAGCTGAACGACCAGGCGCAGCGCACGGTGCTGTGCAAGGACCCGTTCCGCAGCGTGGACGAGCGGGTGGACAAGCTCATCGCCGGGATGTAG
- the prcA gene encoding proteasome subunit alpha encodes MPFGYASPEQIMRDKADYARKGIARGRSVVVLQYVDGLLFVAPNPSRALHKISEIYDRIGFAAVGRYNEFEELRRGGIRYADINGFTYDRTDVTGRGLANLYASNLGRIFTESIKSLEVEVVIAEVGETPESDAIYRLTFDGSVFDEHGFAAMGGQAEAVVNRLKERYRESMSLADALEVALSALTEPGGERPPVGQLEVAVLDRNREHRKFLRLTGARLERLLGQSSATTTPETPPSTPLETPPSDAPPPTGPEGPVDDGSSPL; translated from the coding sequence ATGCCTTTTGGATATGCGTCCCCTGAGCAGATCATGCGGGACAAGGCCGATTACGCGCGCAAGGGCATCGCGCGGGGCCGTTCCGTCGTCGTGCTGCAGTACGTCGACGGGTTGTTGTTCGTGGCGCCCAACCCGTCGCGGGCGCTGCACAAGATCAGCGAGATTTACGACCGCATCGGGTTCGCGGCCGTGGGCCGCTACAACGAGTTCGAGGAGCTGCGGCGAGGCGGCATCCGCTACGCCGACATCAACGGCTTCACCTACGACCGCACCGACGTGACCGGCCGCGGCCTGGCCAACCTCTATGCCTCCAACCTGGGCCGCATCTTCACCGAGTCGATCAAGTCGCTCGAGGTGGAGGTCGTGATCGCCGAGGTCGGCGAGACCCCGGAGAGCGATGCGATCTACCGGTTGACGTTCGACGGGTCGGTGTTCGACGAGCACGGTTTCGCGGCCATGGGCGGCCAGGCGGAGGCGGTGGTCAACCGGCTGAAGGAGCGTTACCGGGAGTCGATGTCGCTGGCCGACGCGCTGGAGGTGGCGTTGTCGGCGCTGACGGAGCCGGGAGGGGAGCGGCCGCCGGTGGGGCAGCTGGAGGTTGCGGTGCTCGACCGTAACCGGGAGCACCGCAAGTTCCTGCGGCTGACGGGCGCCCGCCTGGAGCGCCTGCTCGGCCAGAGCTCCGCCACCACCACGCCCGAGACCCCGCCGTCAACTCCGCTCGAGACCCCGCCGTCCGACGCCCCGCCCCCCACCGGCCCTGAGGGGCCCGTGGACGACGGCTCGTCGCCCCTGTAA